One window from the genome of Saprospiraceae bacterium encodes:
- the atpB gene encoding F0F1 ATP synthase subunit A has protein sequence MKQIKILFLLVFIGIGKIYCQENGHSGTNSSATGHEHAPGDGHNHGQEAQMASPGAPVAHAVDHGSAKFDPKATAFHHISDLNVYSIGPWNFPLPCILYAPAKGWSVFSSSKFHIDNAHHGSGHLAIEGYVLNHGRVNHIADPAFTEKEAAIQEIITKKQTVDGKEKDRDFAVINGVEYVLDKPSTADGGLFQGGISSFYDFSITKNVMSMILVFILLSWVFISMARQYKKAPGTAPKGAQLLFEPMILFIQDEVAKPFLGHKWQRFLPMLLAIFFFVLALNLFGQIPFLGGSNVTGNLSFTMVIALISFFIVNINGNKHYWQHIFWMPGIPAWVKTILTPVEILGVFIKPLTLMLRLFANITAGHMAILIFISLIFIFGNSGANLGAGLGASIGSGLLTVFMMSIELLVAVIQAFVFTLLTASYIGAATEEAHH, from the coding sequence ATGAAGCAGATTAAAATTTTGTTTTTATTGGTATTTATTGGCATTGGCAAAATTTATTGCCAGGAAAATGGCCATAGCGGGACTAATTCTTCTGCTACTGGACATGAACATGCTCCCGGTGATGGGCACAACCACGGGCAAGAAGCTCAGATGGCAAGTCCAGGAGCTCCCGTTGCACATGCTGTAGACCATGGTAGTGCCAAATTTGATCCAAAAGCCACGGCTTTTCATCATATTTCTGATTTAAATGTGTACAGCATTGGTCCTTGGAATTTTCCACTGCCCTGTATTTTATATGCACCGGCAAAAGGTTGGTCTGTATTTTCTTCATCTAAATTTCATATTGACAATGCCCATCATGGATCTGGACATTTAGCGATTGAAGGGTATGTGCTCAATCATGGACGGGTAAATCATATAGCCGATCCGGCTTTTACTGAAAAAGAGGCAGCCATTCAGGAAATTATTACTAAAAAGCAAACAGTAGACGGAAAAGAAAAAGATCGTGACTTTGCAGTGATCAATGGGGTAGAATATGTTCTTGATAAGCCCAGTACTGCTGACGGCGGATTGTTTCAAGGTGGAATCAGCTCATTTTATGATTTTTCGATTACAAAAAATGTAATGAGTATGATTCTGGTATTTATACTTTTAAGTTGGGTCTTCATTTCCATGGCCAGACAATACAAAAAAGCTCCGGGTACTGCACCAAAAGGTGCTCAATTATTATTTGAGCCAATGATATTATTCATACAAGATGAAGTAGCTAAACCATTTCTAGGACATAAATGGCAACGTTTTTTGCCTATGTTGTTGGCTATATTCTTTTTTGTACTGGCTTTAAATTTATTTGGTCAAATTCCTTTTCTGGGTGGTTCAAATGTTACTGGTAATTTATCATTTACAATGGTAATTGCTCTGATCAGTTTTTTTATTGTCAATATCAACGGAAATAAACATTACTGGCAACATATATTTTGGATGCCTGGAATACCAGCTTGGGTAAAAACAATACTTACTCCGGTTGAAATATTAGGTGTATTTATAAAGCCATTGACTTTAATGCTGCGATTGTTTGCAAACATAACAGCTGGTCACATGGCAATTTTGATATTTATTAGTTTGATTTTCATATTTGGGAATTCAGGTGCAAACTTAGGCGCAGGTCTAGGAGCATCCATCGGTTCGGGTTTATTAACTGTTTTTATGATGTCTATTGAATTATTGGTAGCCGTCATACAAGCATTTGTGTTTACATTATTGACTGCTTCTTATATCGGAGCTGCAACAGAGGAAGCACATCATTAA
- the atpE gene encoding ATP synthase F0 subunit C, whose product MGGSIAAIGMGLAAIGAGIGVGTIGGKALEAIARQPEALGDIRANMILTAALVEGAALIAILFAYLVA is encoded by the coding sequence ATGGGAGGTTCAATTGCTGCAATTGGTATGGGTTTGGCTGCTATCGGCGCCGGAATCGGAGTAGGAACTATCGGTGGAAAAGCATTAGAAGCTATTGCACGTCAGCCAGAAGCATTAGGCGATATTCGCGCTAATATGATTTTGACTGCTGCTTTGGTTGAAGGTGCTGCATTGATTGCTATTCTTTTTGCATACCTCGTAGCCTAA